A section of the Rhodobacteraceae bacterium M382 genome encodes:
- a CDS encoding ABC transporter permease — protein sequence MTAVSFERIKPHLPWMTLLALVLIVGVADSNFLRPVNLVSMAADIVPLFIMALGMTFAIYIGGIDLSAQSIANMTTVIATLTLPTFGIGAAVICLLAGLVMGAVSGYVTTKLLVPSFISTLAIGGVAYSAAQYLSGQRALFMDASMRDANFGWMTRVTAGIPHELFIGAALVIATWFLQSRTTFGRALKAVGAGEPAAVASGLNVTRIKILAFAVSAGLAAIAGLLFSVKLSGGSPTLANGFLLPAIVAVLVGGTPLTGGVGGVVNTLIGTLIVAVIRSSMLYFEVDATKQQMVFGLILIAAIALTIDRTKLRVVK from the coding sequence ATGACCGCTGTAAGTTTTGAACGGATCAAGCCGCACCTGCCGTGGATGACCCTCCTGGCTCTGGTTCTCATAGTCGGGGTGGCGGACTCAAACTTCCTTCGCCCGGTGAATCTAGTGTCGATGGCGGCTGACATTGTGCCTTTGTTCATCATGGCGCTTGGCATGACCTTTGCCATCTATATCGGTGGGATTGACCTGTCGGCGCAGTCGATTGCCAATATGACCACGGTGATTGCCACCCTGACCTTGCCGACCTTTGGGATCGGCGCTGCTGTGATCTGTCTCTTGGCCGGGTTGGTCATGGGGGCGGTGTCGGGCTATGTGACCACCAAACTTTTGGTCCCGTCCTTCATTTCGACGCTGGCAATCGGTGGCGTGGCCTATTCGGCGGCGCAATATTTGTCAGGGCAGCGTGCGCTGTTCATGGATGCATCCATGCGCGATGCGAATTTTGGCTGGATGACCAGGGTAACCGCAGGCATCCCGCATGAGCTCTTTATTGGCGCGGCGCTGGTGATCGCCACTTGGTTCCTGCAATCGCGCACTACATTTGGTAGAGCCCTGAAAGCCGTGGGAGCGGGCGAACCGGCCGCTGTGGCGTCGGGTCTCAATGTGACGCGGATCAAGATCCTTGCCTTTGCTGTCTCTGCCGGGCTGGCGGCCATTGCTGGTCTTCTTTTCTCGGTCAAGCTCTCGGGTGGATCACCTACCCTGGCCAACGGGTTCCTGTTGCCTGCCATCGTGGCGGTGCTGGTGGGCGGCACGCCGCTGACCGGCGGTGTGGGTGGCGTGGTCAACACGCTGATCGGCACGCTGATCGTGGCGGTGATCCGCTCTTCGATGCTTTACTTCGAAGTGGATGCGACCAAGCAACAGATGGTGTTCGGCCTGATCCTGATTGCAGCCATCGCGCTCACCATTGACCGTACCAAACTGCGGGTGGTGAAATGA
- a CDS encoding sugar ABC transporter ATP-binding protein, whose amino-acid sequence MYELQKVDKIFPGVHALKAVDFKIGRGEIVGLVGENGAGKSTLMKVIYGAYQPDGGDITIDGTKVRFQNPRQAMDHGIGMVFQEQSLITNLTVMENIFLGFESQFVKFGVINWKAMAAAARMQLAKVKLDIDPAMITSKLSFAQRQLVELAKVLTLEERIDGDLVILLDEPTSVLAKEEVELLFSLVRELTNRASFIFVSHRMDEVLELSDRIYVMKDGQVVDVVSHDEANVDAIQHKMVGRDVDKEYYREQKQKPYQADTQPLVSFDTVSVDRKYSDISFELHPGEVLCLVGTEGSGREAILRTVFGLETPNLGQVAIKGNAIKTFNAQSGVANGVGYTPRERKVEGIVAGMNVYENMTLSQFGNYANYGILRIGEEKSLARQWIDRLAIKTPDVYKDCGGLSGGNQQKVVLAKWRSAGSDIILLDHPTRGLDIGAKEDVYDMVREMSDDGVGIILVADTLEEAIGLSHTIIVLKDGVAQKRFDCSPGDKPSLYDLVHHMI is encoded by the coding sequence ATGTACGAGCTTCAAAAAGTAGACAAAATCTTCCCCGGGGTGCATGCGCTCAAGGCTGTGGATTTTAAAATCGGGCGCGGCGAGATCGTTGGGCTGGTTGGGGAAAACGGTGCCGGAAAATCGACCTTGATGAAGGTGATCTATGGTGCCTATCAACCCGATGGCGGCGACATCACAATCGATGGCACCAAGGTGCGGTTCCAGAACCCGCGACAGGCCATGGATCATGGCATCGGCATGGTGTTTCAGGAACAATCGCTGATCACCAACCTGACGGTGATGGAAAACATCTTTCTTGGCTTTGAAAGCCAATTCGTCAAATTCGGTGTGATTAACTGGAAAGCGATGGCTGCAGCTGCACGCATGCAGCTGGCCAAAGTCAAGCTGGATATTGATCCGGCAATGATCACCTCAAAACTGTCGTTTGCCCAGCGGCAACTGGTTGAACTCGCCAAGGTGCTGACCTTGGAAGAACGCATAGACGGTGATCTGGTGATCCTGTTGGACGAACCAACCTCGGTTCTGGCCAAAGAAGAGGTAGAGCTTTTATTCAGCCTCGTGCGCGAACTGACCAACCGTGCGTCGTTTATCTTTGTCAGTCACCGGATGGATGAGGTGTTGGAGCTGTCCGACCGTATCTATGTGATGAAAGATGGACAAGTGGTTGATGTGGTCAGCCATGACGAAGCAAATGTGGACGCGATCCAGCACAAGATGGTGGGGCGCGATGTCGACAAGGAATATTACCGCGAGCAGAAACAGAAACCCTATCAGGCTGACACCCAGCCGCTGGTGTCCTTTGATACGGTGTCGGTTGACCGTAAATATTCCGATATTTCGTTTGAGCTGCATCCCGGCGAAGTGCTTTGCCTAGTTGGCACCGAAGGGTCGGGCCGCGAAGCGATCCTGCGCACGGTTTTTGGCCTTGAAACTCCGAATTTGGGTCAGGTGGCTATCAAAGGCAATGCAATAAAGACCTTCAATGCACAGTCCGGCGTGGCCAACGGAGTGGGATATACTCCGCGCGAACGAAAGGTCGAAGGCATTGTCGCTGGGATGAATGTTTATGAGAACATGACCCTGAGTCAGTTCGGAAACTACGCCAATTACGGCATCTTGCGCATCGGCGAGGAAAAGTCTCTGGCGCGGCAATGGATTGATCGATTGGCGATCAAAACCCCGGATGTCTATAAGGATTGCGGCGGGCTGTCCGGTGGCAATCAGCAAAAGGTGGTGCTGGCGAAATGGCGTTCCGCCGGCTCAGACATCATTTTGCTCGATCACCCGACGCGGGGGCTCGATATCGGAGCCAAAGAAGACGTTTACGACATGGTGCGTGAAATGTCCGATGACGGGGTGGGGATCATCCTGGTGGCGGACACGCTGGAAGAGGCGATTGGCCTGAGCCACACGATCATCGTGTTGAAGGATGGCGTCGCGCAGAAACGTTTCGATTGCAGCCCAGGGGATAAGCCGTCGCTCTATGACCTTGTCCACCACATGATCTGA
- a CDS encoding ABC transporter permease, with the protein MGSVLTRDVLIKWAPLIVLLVLVLFFAAMEPRFFSLRNFARIGISSAPALMVAVGVTFIIIMGSIDLSMEGTVSVCAVVFAFAFIALGGTLASIAWLALPLALLVGAAVGLVNGLVHVWLKIPSFMASLAMGFVGTGFALLLTGGDRIRVEDDLFRALLTERWFGFPIMCYVALGFLLIGWFIQTRTTLGRNFYAVGGGEELAHASGLNVNRVRILGFTLAGVFYAVGALLAVGRIGIAETATGSNFMFVSITSVVVGGTALWGGIGGVWNTLIGVLIVNVINNGMVVIGLPGYVQDGVLGALVIVAVVLSTDRKSVTFVK; encoded by the coding sequence GTGGGCAGTGTGCTGACACGGGATGTTCTAATCAAATGGGCGCCGTTGATCGTCCTGCTGGTGCTGGTGCTGTTTTTTGCAGCGATGGAGCCGCGATTTTTTTCGCTGCGCAACTTCGCCCGAATTGGGATTTCCTCGGCTCCTGCGCTGATGGTGGCAGTTGGGGTGACATTCATCATCATCATGGGGTCCATTGACCTGTCAATGGAGGGCACGGTGTCAGTCTGTGCCGTGGTGTTCGCCTTTGCGTTCATTGCGTTGGGCGGAACACTGGCCTCGATCGCCTGGCTGGCGCTGCCTTTGGCGTTGCTGGTGGGGGCTGCGGTTGGTTTGGTGAACGGGCTGGTGCATGTCTGGCTAAAGATCCCGTCCTTCATGGCCTCGCTAGCGATGGGTTTTGTCGGCACCGGCTTTGCGCTGTTGCTGACGGGCGGCGACCGCATCCGGGTCGAAGACGACCTGTTCCGCGCTTTGCTGACCGAGCGTTGGTTCGGCTTTCCAATCATGTGCTATGTGGCGCTCGGCTTTTTGCTCATCGGTTGGTTTATTCAGACACGCACCACATTGGGCCGCAATTTCTATGCTGTTGGCGGCGGAGAAGAGTTGGCTCATGCTTCGGGGCTGAACGTGAACCGGGTGCGAATCCTGGGCTTTACACTGGCAGGCGTTTTCTATGCGGTGGGCGCGCTTTTGGCCGTGGGCCGGATCGGCATCGCCGAAACCGCAACCGGGTCGAACTTTATGTTTGTTTCCATCACCTCGGTTGTGGTCGGCGGCACCGCGCTTTGGGGTGGGATTGGTGGTGTGTGGAACACGCTGATCGGAGTGTTGATCGTGAACGTGATCAACAACGGCATGGTGGTGATCGGCCTGCCCGGTTACGTGCAGGATGGTGTGCTCGGCGCGCTGGTGATTGTCGCTGTGGTGCTTTCTACCGACCGCAAATCCGTAACCTTCGTGAAATAG
- a CDS encoding sugar ABC transporter substrate-binding protein — MKREETMSFIKKFIEQETVNRRNFLLASAYGVGGVAASSMMGGMAQAAISDPTVAWSYRNRTNPYWNEIVSGGEAFVESLGKSKDFLTHLINEGSSEKSLADVKALLSKTNGELALAIDTNDAPNCRPVVEAVAAAGGYVSTIWNKTDDLHPWDFGDHYVSHMTWSDEGPAEQTARILLDAMGGKGGVVHLGGIASNNPAIERLQGLKNALKDYPDVELLAAEPADWDTQKANQVMSAFLTRYGDEIKGVHCANDTIAYGVLEALRAEGIDDMPIVSYDGNPQAVQLVAEKKILATVFTNPHWGGGITAALAYHAAIGTFKPSEEPNAHREFYGPAVFITPEDAVEFQSNFIDSVPKYDWSDFWGPANGQIMYK; from the coding sequence ATGAAAAGGGAGGAAACCATGTCATTCATCAAAAAATTCATCGAGCAGGAGACGGTCAACCGTCGTAATTTCCTGCTGGCGTCAGCCTATGGCGTAGGCGGCGTAGCTGCATCGAGCATGATGGGCGGAATGGCGCAGGCCGCGATTTCTGATCCGACTGTGGCATGGAGCTATCGCAACCGCACCAACCCCTATTGGAACGAGATCGTTTCCGGCGGTGAGGCGTTTGTCGAAAGTCTGGGCAAATCCAAGGATTTCCTGACCCACCTGATCAATGAAGGGTCGTCGGAAAAGTCGCTGGCGGACGTCAAGGCGCTGCTTTCGAAAACCAATGGCGAACTGGCTTTGGCCATCGACACCAACGATGCGCCGAACTGCCGTCCGGTGGTTGAAGCCGTTGCCGCAGCTGGTGGGTATGTTTCGACCATCTGGAACAAGACCGATGATCTGCACCCGTGGGATTTCGGCGACCACTATGTGTCTCACATGACCTGGTCGGACGAAGGTCCGGCAGAACAGACCGCGCGTATCCTGCTGGATGCGATGGGCGGCAAGGGCGGCGTCGTGCATCTGGGCGGCATCGCTTCGAACAACCCGGCGATCGAACGTTTGCAGGGTCTGAAAAACGCCTTGAAGGACTATCCGGATGTCGAGCTGCTGGCCGCAGAACCGGCCGACTGGGACACCCAGAAAGCCAACCAGGTGATGTCGGCCTTCCTGACTCGCTATGGCGACGAGATCAAAGGCGTCCACTGCGCCAACGACACTATCGCATATGGCGTTTTGGAGGCGCTGCGGGCCGAAGGCATCGACGACATGCCGATCGTTTCGTATGACGGTAATCCGCAGGCTGTGCAGCTTGTGGCCGAGAAAAAAATCCTCGCCACTGTGTTCACCAACCCGCATTGGGGTGGCGGTATCACTGCTGCGCTGGCCTATCACGCGGCAATCGGCACCTTCAAACCTTCTGAAGAGCCGAACGCCCACCGCGAGTTCTATGGCCCGGCCGTGTTTATCACGCCCGAAGATGCGGTGGAGTTCCAGTCGAACTTCATCGACAGCGTTCCAAAATATGACTGGAGCGACTTCTGGGGTCCGGCCAACGGCCAGATCATGTACAAGTAA
- a CDS encoding TetR family transcriptional regulator: MAEAPKKRKRDAEATRARILLAAKKEFSKHGLGGARVDEIAERANANKRMIYHYFGGKEDLFSAVLEEAYLDIRTAEQKLRLDDLAPAEALEKLVRFTWNYYLKNPEFITLINSENLHRAKHIKGLATLPQAMRGLVDMVSSILKRGEDSGDFRTGIDATQLNITIAAIGYYYLTNRFTGSYLFDRDMMDREALSARLDFNVDTIMRLVAAD, translated from the coding sequence ATGGCTGAAGCGCCAAAGAAACGAAAAAGAGACGCAGAAGCCACCCGCGCCCGTATCCTTCTTGCGGCCAAGAAAGAGTTTTCGAAACACGGATTGGGCGGTGCACGGGTTGATGAGATCGCGGAGCGGGCCAACGCCAACAAGCGCATGATCTATCACTATTTCGGCGGTAAGGAAGATCTGTTCAGCGCTGTACTGGAAGAGGCCTATCTTGACATTCGTACCGCAGAACAAAAGCTGCGTCTGGACGATTTAGCCCCGGCTGAAGCGCTCGAGAAACTCGTCCGTTTCACTTGGAACTACTATCTCAAAAACCCGGAATTCATCACTCTGATTAACAGCGAAAACCTACATCGCGCCAAACATATCAAAGGTCTGGCGACCCTCCCCCAAGCCATGCGCGGGTTGGTCGATATGGTGTCGTCGATCCTGAAACGCGGAGAGGACAGCGGTGATTTTCGCACCGGCATCGACGCTACGCAACTCAACATCACCATTGCCGCAATCGGGTATTATTACCTCACCAACCGCTTTACAGGGTCCTATCTGTTTGATCGTGACATGATGGACAGGGAAGCGTTGAGCGCCCGGTTGGATTTCAATGTGGACACGATTATGCGCCTGGTTGCGGCGGATTGA
- a CDS encoding heme-binding protein, translating to MNSFSQCIITYDAAQTLVSAALTYAQSRGWAVAVAVCDPHGGLVSFGRDDATAPPIGGFALDKAYTAATLRKPSAEFGAGMMKSATLSLGVGTRERLLTWGGGVPVYEQGALIGAIGVSGAKEPEDVECALAAIRDAGLSAAVEA from the coding sequence ATGAACAGTTTCTCACAGTGCATCATTACCTATGACGCGGCGCAAACTCTGGTCTCGGCCGCATTGACCTATGCACAGTCACGGGGGTGGGCGGTGGCCGTGGCGGTGTGCGACCCCCATGGCGGGTTGGTCTCCTTTGGCAGGGATGACGCCACAGCCCCGCCAATCGGCGGTTTTGCACTTGATAAGGCATATACTGCGGCGACTTTGCGCAAACCATCCGCCGAATTTGGTGCCGGCATGATGAAAAGCGCCACTCTTAGCCTTGGCGTTGGGACGCGAGAACGCCTGCTGACTTGGGGCGGCGGCGTGCCCGTTTATGAGCAGGGGGCACTGATCGGCGCAATCGGCGTGTCGGGCGCAAAAGAGCCGGAGGACGTGGAATGCGCGCTGGCGGCGATCAGGGACGCAGGTCTGTCCGCAGCTGTTGAGGCCTGA
- a CDS encoding indolepyruvate ferredoxin oxidoreductase family protein, protein MSEHLRAKRLEMTLDDRLSQDEGWVYMTGMQALVRLPIQQRKRDTAAGLNTGGYISGYRGSPVGTYDMSLWQAEKELKAHNIHFQPGVNEDLAATATWGAQMVGLFPGARVDGVFSIWYGKAPGMDRSMDPLRHANLAGTNPKGGTLLLVGDDHGAKSSTVACYSDLNFASLGMPLLAPANAQDVLDMGLHGIAMSRFSSTLVGMKLVTDVVEGGGSVYVAPDSPQIVTPDDTGLEDTSIKPFQPILEQERKLWDVRLRKVLEYARANHLNQIQGNADARIGIVAAGKSWQDLNQALAGLGYRDGQIADMPVRLLKVGMVWPLDDVVLQEFARGLDTIIVVEEKRALLEDQIRSALYGSDLAPRIVGKTYQGRPYSANEGECAFPGVGEITPNLVSQVIVRTAKDLAPDSTLQLPNRPDAPPALGGGAVRPPSFCAGCPHGRSTQVIDGSRALAGIGCHTMAVFRDLSKTNSISHMGGEGAMWLGQYPFTDEAHVFANMGDGTYFHSGLLAIRAAVAAKAPMTYKLLHNGFVSMTGGQPHDGEISPEQMVEQVRAEGVERIALVTDETDKFDGKALGHGVTVHPRTELELVQAELRKLPGVTVLIFDQPCATERRRLRKRGKWVDPDKRAFINAAVCEGCGDCSTVSGCMAIEPLETEFGRKRQINQSSCNKDFSCVEGFCPSFVTVTGAQPRKAKASDITIDDSHLPMPAARPIDGSWSILVSGIGGAGVVTVGQTLAVAAHADGYYSSNLDITGLAQKYGAVHSHIKIATAPEQMRATRIAAGEANAMIGCDLVVAAGDEALSKLTPGNSLAVTDTTVVPTSEFSQNPDWTLSGDEQVERLTRVLGDDVVALDAQTLAAKLMGDQVFANMLLLGAAWQQGGVPLSIEALHRAIDLNGVAAEKNKRAFALGRLAIAEPETVDRMMGPQAPVLLDDRREQSVEEVVAHRVGELVDYQGQGLADRYSAMVARVRDAGLSTASVMAVARGYYKLLAVKDEWEVARLYCKPEFKASLEAAFEGDMELTFHFGAWPYGGTDPKTGKPVKGPVKGKTAMRFFALMNRFRGLRGTRFDPFRNNAEAVLARQILADYEADIEFALEHATGDNASEVTELLLLPDRIRGYGHVRQRHAEAVAEQRTDIRQRIAINETEAA, encoded by the coding sequence ATGAGTGAACACCTCCGCGCCAAGCGCCTTGAAATGACCCTTGATGACCGCCTGTCGCAAGACGAAGGCTGGGTTTACATGACCGGCATGCAGGCGCTGGTGCGGCTGCCGATCCAGCAGCGCAAACGGGACACGGCGGCGGGGCTGAACACGGGCGGCTACATCTCGGGCTATCGCGGATCGCCTGTCGGCACCTATGACATGAGCCTTTGGCAGGCCGAAAAAGAGCTGAAGGCGCACAACATCCACTTTCAGCCCGGCGTGAACGAGGATCTGGCCGCCACGGCCACATGGGGGGCCCAGATGGTGGGCCTGTTTCCCGGTGCCCGCGTCGATGGGGTGTTTTCGATCTGGTACGGCAAGGCACCGGGCATGGATCGCTCGATGGACCCGCTGCGCCACGCCAATCTGGCAGGGACCAACCCCAAGGGCGGCACTCTGTTGTTGGTGGGCGATGACCACGGGGCCAAATCCTCGACCGTGGCGTGTTATTCGGATCTGAACTTTGCCTCGCTCGGCATGCCGTTGCTGGCCCCGGCCAATGCGCAGGATGTGCTGGACATGGGTCTGCACGGTATCGCGATGAGCCGCTTTTCCTCGACCCTGGTGGGAATGAAGCTGGTGACTGACGTGGTCGAAGGCGGCGGGTCTGTGTATGTGGCCCCCGACAGTCCGCAGATTGTCACGCCCGATGACACCGGGCTTGAAGACACCTCGATCAAGCCGTTCCAGCCCATTCTGGAGCAGGAACGCAAGCTGTGGGACGTGCGGTTGCGCAAGGTGCTGGAGTATGCCCGCGCCAACCACCTGAATCAGATTCAGGGCAACGCGGACGCGCGCATCGGCATCGTGGCTGCGGGCAAGTCCTGGCAGGATCTCAATCAAGCGCTGGCCGGGTTGGGCTATCGTGATGGCCAGATCGCAGACATGCCTGTCCGGCTTCTCAAGGTTGGCATGGTCTGGCCGCTGGATGACGTGGTGTTGCAGGAGTTTGCCCGAGGGCTCGACACGATCATCGTGGTCGAAGAAAAACGCGCCCTGCTCGAAGATCAAATCCGCTCGGCGCTTTATGGCTCGGACCTTGCCCCGCGCATCGTTGGCAAGACCTATCAGGGCCGACCCTATTCGGCCAACGAAGGCGAATGCGCCTTTCCGGGGGTGGGTGAGATCACCCCTAACCTTGTGTCGCAGGTGATCGTGCGCACGGCAAAAGATCTGGCACCCGACAGCACCTTGCAACTGCCGAACCGCCCCGACGCCCCCCCGGCGCTTGGGGGCGGGGCGGTGCGCCCGCCGTCGTTTTGCGCGGGCTGCCCGCATGGGCGGTCAACGCAGGTGATCGACGGTAGCCGCGCGCTGGCCGGGATCGGGTGCCACACGATGGCGGTGTTTCGTGACCTGTCCAAGACCAATTCCATCAGCCACATGGGCGGCGAAGGCGCGATGTGGCTGGGGCAGTATCCGTTCACGGATGAGGCCCATGTCTTTGCCAATATGGGCGACGGCACCTATTTCCATTCCGGCCTGCTGGCGATCCGCGCCGCCGTGGCCGCCAAGGCCCCGATGACCTACAAGTTGCTGCACAACGGCTTTGTCTCGATGACGGGCGGACAACCCCATGACGGCGAGATCAGCCCCGAACAGATGGTGGAACAGGTCCGGGCCGAAGGTGTCGAACGTATCGCCCTGGTGACGGATGAGACCGACAAATTCGACGGCAAGGCGTTGGGCCACGGCGTCACCGTACACCCCCGGACCGAACTGGAATTGGTGCAGGCCGAGTTGCGCAAGCTTCCTGGCGTGACCGTGTTGATCTTTGACCAACCCTGCGCAACCGAGCGCCGCCGCCTGCGCAAGCGCGGCAAATGGGTGGACCCGGACAAACGCGCCTTTATCAACGCGGCGGTCTGCGAAGGCTGCGGCGATTGCTCGACCGTTTCAGGCTGTATGGCCATCGAACCGCTGGAAACCGAATTTGGCCGCAAGCGGCAGATCAACCAATCCTCGTGCAACAAGGACTTTTCCTGTGTCGAAGGGTTCTGCCCCAGCTTTGTGACCGTGACCGGCGCACAGCCCCGCAAAGCCAAGGCAAGCGACATCACCATTGATGACAGCCACCTGCCGATGCCTGCGGCCCGTCCGATCGACGGGTCGTGGTCGATCCTCGTGTCCGGCATCGGCGGCGCAGGCGTCGTGACCGTGGGGCAGACGTTGGCGGTCGCGGCCCATGCCGATGGATATTATTCCTCGAACCTGGACATCACCGGTCTGGCCCAAAAATACGGCGCGGTGCATTCCCACATCAAGATCGCAACCGCGCCCGAACAAATGCGCGCAACCCGGATCGCGGCGGGTGAAGCAAACGCCATGATCGGCTGCGATCTGGTGGTGGCTGCCGGGGACGAGGCGCTGTCCAAGCTGACACCGGGCAATTCGTTGGCCGTGACGGACACCACGGTGGTTCCCACATCCGAATTTTCGCAAAACCCGGACTGGACCCTGAGCGGGGACGAACAGGTCGAACGCCTGACCCGCGTGCTGGGTGATGATGTCGTAGCTCTGGACGCTCAGACTCTGGCCGCCAAGCTGATGGGCGATCAGGTGTTTGCCAACATGCTGCTTTTGGGTGCGGCCTGGCAGCAGGGCGGTGTTCCGTTGTCGATCGAGGCGCTGCACCGGGCGATTGACCTGAACGGGGTTGCTGCCGAGAAAAACAAACGCGCCTTTGCGCTTGGGCGTCTTGCCATTGCCGAACCCGAAACCGTCGACCGCATGATGGGCCCACAGGCACCCGTGCTGCTGGATGATCGTCGCGAACAAAGCGTCGAGGAGGTCGTTGCGCATCGGGTGGGTGAACTTGTCGACTATCAGGGGCAGGGTCTGGCTGATCGATATTCCGCTATGGTGGCTCGCGTTCGCGATGCCGGGCTGAGCACCGCGTCGGTCATGGCTGTGGCCCGAGGGTACTACAAGCTGTTGGCCGTCAAGGACGAATGGGAGGTCGCGCGCCTGTATTGCAAGCCAGAGTTCAAGGCCTCGCTTGAGGCTGCGTTCGAAGGCGATATGGAGCTGACCTTTCATTTTGGGGCCTGGCCCTATGGCGGCACGGACCCCAAAACCGGCAAACCGGTCAAAGGACCGGTCAAAGGCAAGACCGCGATGCGCTTCTTTGCCCTGATGAACCGGTTCCGGGGATTGCGCGGCACCCGCTTTGACCCGTTCCGCAACAATGCCGAGGCCGTGCTGGCGCGGCAAATTTTGGCGGATTACGAGGCGGATATCGAATTTGCTCTGGAACATGCCACAGGCGACAATGCTTCCGAAGTGACCGAGCTGCTTTTGCTGCCCGACCGGATCCGTGGCTATGGTCACGTCCGACAGCGCCACGCCGAAGCCGTTGCAGAGCAAAGAACAGATATTCGCCAACGAATTGCGATCAACGAAACCGAAGCTGCGTAG
- a CDS encoding RidA family protein — translation MSVSRIGSQPVLPNGATVPLVPATRAAGLIFCSGALGVDENFKLVDGGIAAQTTQAIANLKSVLAPAGADLSHVTKTTVWLTDLANFAEFNAAYAAAFGADIPARSTVTSALAIPGALVEIEAIAADPNA, via the coding sequence ATGAGTGTTTCCCGCATCGGTTCCCAACCGGTCCTGCCCAATGGCGCAACTGTGCCGCTTGTCCCTGCCACCCGCGCCGCCGGGCTGATCTTTTGCTCGGGGGCTTTGGGCGTTGATGAAAATTTCAAGCTGGTCGATGGCGGTATTGCCGCGCAGACCACACAGGCCATCGCCAACCTGAAATCTGTTCTGGCGCCGGCCGGGGCCGACCTGTCCCATGTCACCAAGACCACAGTCTGGCTGACCGATCTGGCCAATTTCGCCGAATTCAACGCCGCTTATGCCGCAGCGTTTGGCGCGGACATCCCGGCGCGGTCCACGGTCACATCGGCGCTCGCCATTCCGGGCGCGCTGGTCGAAATCGAAGCCATCGCAGCTGATCCAAACGCCTGA